tcaaaaaaagatttcgcttcagagaaatcatcaaaaaacgaatatttttgcgcagaaatgtaggctagaaatttgccaaggggtgatcGCTCTTAAGGTTTGTACAACGATTTAACGCACATAACCGCGTGTTTAGTTTTGTGTGTGAGAGAGCATCTGGTGGGTGTAATAACGTCAACAGCTCCAAACAGTTCAACACAGGCCGATCCGGACTGAACCGCGAAAAAATCACGGGCTATACTCGGCAAACAAGGAAAAGTTCCAGAATAGGAATTCCAGTAGTCCAAAACATTAATGTCGTTGATCTTCAAGGATACTTTACATGACGCTTGTCAGGACAAAACAATAGTTcaacaaaacaatgaaatattGAGGCATATAATTTGactgtaaaaataaatcatttaggTGGGGGTGGGATGTATTGTAGTAATTGTGTAGACTTGCCTCTTAAAAGTACCCGAAATCAACATTAGGCTCGTGTTTAAAATAGCCTTCATTGCTtgactgtttttcaaaatgtttttttttcgtttttatacTTAGCAGAATAGaacttttatataattttgacataatttataaaattatcagaaatgaaaaaaaattaaaaaaaaattcaggtcaggtcaggttttttcaggtcaggttttttcaggtcaggtcgaaACAGGTTAAAGATCacttcaggtcaggtcaggtcaggtaattaaatttcaggtcaggtcaggttaacagataattcaggtcaggtttcaggttgacctgacctgttccgagccttagtaGGAATCTCGCTCTGCACGAGACTCATCGATACCgataaaacagctgaagaacGGGTGCAGCGAAAGTACACTAGAATGTTTTtctataaattcaatttgccTAAACCTGATTATACTAGACGCCTACAACATTTGAAAATGATGTCACTGAAGGGAAGACGATTGATAAATGATGAAATCGTTCTTTATAAAATCATTCACCGCCACACGACCTTGAACCAGTTGATTACGTATCACGATCATGGCAGACTGACGAGAAGGAATCTTGGGATGAATAGACCGATTTTTTACACAACGACGTATTCAAGTAATGCCGAACAGAATCAGCCGCTAAATAGAATGCAAGATCATAACGACAAGTACTTTTCCGGTTgtgacatttttgatgattcaTTTCGGTCGTTCAAGAATTCGGTCATGAGCATTGGAATGAATACCATGACTGGAATGGAAAATGGATATgagatttgaattttctttaaagatTTCTGTTTAAGATTTGTAAATGATTGATATGTTATTGGGTCGAAAGGCCTgtttattgatcaataaacGAATTAATAagtcccaacaaaaatctcttcgagaaaagtgtgacgcagtctttgaagtacaatttctaaaatgaatgatatcgctagagttgacgctttcagcttcgttacgcaaaaatttaattttacacccaattagttcaaacaagctggcttagtttttctcatcatctttggtaaaattttggttgtttccagtcaaattttttttttggtaaaaattatttggcagatgatgagaaaaactataagccagcttgtttgaactaaaattacAGTACAATAttacagtttataacagaaattcggaaatttgacgaaattcgaaaatttgacgaagaaagtaattctctatctgccaccattcaagaaatatctacaaaaccccaattgactcacccatttccaactttcgacatttttcacatatgcccctatgttctactcgtaaaactctgagactttgccgaagaaagtaactctctatctgtcaccattcaagaaatacctctaaatatcattcattttagaaattgtacatCAAAGACTGcatcacacttttctcgaagagatttttgttgggatatcagtcgttttagaagttttagaacactgctttttataacagtttataacagaaattcagaaatttgacgaaaatcgaaaatttgacgaaattcgaaaatttgacgaaaatcgaaaatttgacaaaaatcgaaaattggacgaaattcgaaaatttgacgaaattcgaaaatttgacgaaattcgaaaatttaacgaaattcgaaaatttgacgaaaatcgaaaattggacgaaattcgaaaatttcacgaaattcggaaatttgacgaaaatcgaaaatttgacgaaattcaaaaattggacgtaattcgaaaattggacgaaattcgaaaatttgacgaagaaagtaattctctatctgccaccattcaagaaatatctacaaaaccccaattgacccacccatttccaactttcgacatttttcacatatgcccctctgttctactcgtaaaactctgagactttgccgaagaaagtaactctctatctttcataatcgcaaaaatattagtcctttcatcctacgctcgagtagctcaaaatttggtcactctaatcactctagctcaaacgaatctgacccgatttttttaaattattttttggttcgaatcgtgttacgaatacctttcatttgatgggtcgcacgcctctgtaggtttcaatacagctaagctacagccgaaaacgcgttcccgaccctcgaaaaccacactcagaaaccacttcgaggccaataaatcaaaattctggtttttccttgggtaatggcgtatcacattttcatttttatgcccaccctgaggttcctgcaaaatttcatggagattggctgactagtttccgagatcgaccgtcgatagatagatagaaacatacggagtaagttgaaagattttgattgtttgggaaaagtcaatttggtgcattttgtatgaaaagtgaccaatttcaaaacgatatatctccggtaattttaaagctacatattcgagtgatagctcgttttgctcgtatttgaagcgagaatatgatagaatatgttttgtggtgatataaaccaaaggaaataaacttaaattctcgcctatatatagttgccgcgtctcaaaaaaattcttcgttctttttttggaagttagactgcgtcaagtcctccgctatcgctccgggcatgataaataaataaaaattactgGAAAACCTCAATGTCTATTGAATTCAAAtcgatttgatgaaatttttgtgttcataaatttaatttcattttacgaCTCACCGGCAACAACTTTCGGTATTTCAAGGTTTTATTAAATGCGCCacaaaagactgctcacaataatgacgcagccagtaaaaaagtGATCGGCAACAACggtacaataaaaatgaagcACAGAATTTTCATACGTTTTGCTGTTGTGTTGTGGTAGAGTGTGAGTTAAATTACAAGTTCATTTTACAGGtaacaaaatgcaatttgCCCAAATTCTTAGTTTGTTCCCAGAACAGAAGCAGCAGATGGTGAACTTCAAAACGACTAAAAGCCTAAAATATAATGAATTGCTGTAGAAAGTAATGGAGTTCTTGGGTCTGACATACCATGGTGGTCTTAATGGAACGTTCAATATTCGATGATTTCTTAATTGCAATTTTATGCGAGAATAAATATTGCGCGAACCATCACCTCAATTTAAAACTAAATCGATCATCAAGAGACACTTTAGTAataaaaatccgaaaaattaACTTCCGTTTAATAATCTCATTGCATCTGGTCCATCACATCTGCTCAACACATTTCGCTTTTCCTCTTAATTAATTCTGTGGTTCCGAGCTCTGGCCGAGGGTCaaccaaatttcaaattttcttagcAATCAACCGAATCGGATGCATGGCTGTAACCACAATATTTCTCGTGTCCATCCATAAGGGATAGGTCGTATTCTCGTCgaatgaaaattcgaaattttttatcaTCGTCGCGATGCCCAATTTGACCTGCATTTGACCGAATCTGTAGTAGAGATTAGAATCATTGTTTTGGATCGATTCTTCATGGAATACCAATTCAGTCGATACTCTTACCTCATTCCGATGCAATTGCGTGGACCATCACCTGGAAAAATTACCGATTCATTGTTAAAGAGACTGAAGAGCAAAAGAATTGTGATTCTCACCGAACGGTAAAAACGAGCACTGCGGCCTCTTCCTAAGTTCTTCGTTACTGAATCGGTCTGGATTGAACACCTCGGGATCGTAAAAATATCTCGAATCGTGATGGATAGCATGAATCGGAATAATGACTGACATTCCACTGTTAATGACGATATTTGTGTCAGGAATTGTGTAATCATTGATACATGTCCGGAATAGTTGACCGATGGGTGTGTATATGCGGAGAGTTTCTGTTTGGGAGAAAGAAGGAGTAGAGAAACTAGAGCAACCATAATAATCTGCCCGAACAGCCCTTGAAGGCTTTGTGTGGGGTTGTGTCATACTATCTAGTTTCCCTGCTTATGGTACTAGTGTTTGTGACTCTTTCATTACCGAACTAGTTTACTGATAAACTGAGCGACAGACACCAATGCCATATAAATATAATGTACTCGAAGCAAAACTAGTAAGTGTCGTATTTGCACTGCAAACCAAGCCCCAgaacaatttcttttaaacgGTCAATTTGTCGTCTATTTTGAAGCCTATCTCGGGCTTGGTTTGTAGTTCGTTCTTTTCGTGCGAAAGCTCTACACTCAATTCTACTTGACTTGAACCGGTTCAATCGGTTCAAATCTGTCAGCGGTTGAGTTTTAAACTCTTACACTGGGCAACTGAGTTGAAAATAGAGAGACAATAACAATTTGCAAACCATTAACAATTTGATCCAAGTAAGTCATTTCAGCGATAGCTTCGTACGTTATTTCGCCGTTGTGCCTCTTCTCGATCTCAATGACCTCCTTTCGCAGTTTATCTTGAATTTCCTTTCGATACGCAAGTTCATACAGTGCAAAGGTCATGGTCGTGCTGCTAGTCTCGAATCcttaatgttaaaaaaaaaatttttttagaacaaaTCAACAGACAGACTGCCGTTCTATTTACCAGCCACAAAAAACAGGAAAGCTTGTGCTGCCAACTCGTTGAATGTCATGCTCCCTGTACTAACACCCTCATCATCATTCAGTTTTCCATTCTTAATGATTTGGATCAGCAAAGACATGAAATCGTTCCGATTCACGTCGTTGTTCATCCGATAATCATATGTCTGCCTGATCATCGGCATAAAGAAGTCAATGATGAACTTCGGCGTGATTTTCATGTTGAACCGTTTCGCAAAGTTGGGGAATATGTTGACAAAGAAGAAATTGAACCGAACCAACGGATCACGAATATCGAAAAATTCGCCCATTCTCAGcatttcggaattttcgtcCTTGAGTGCACCGCATTCGAGTCCGAATCCACAGGAACCGATCACATCGGCCGTAAATCGTGTGCACACATTCTTTATATCGAAACCGTTTCGGTCGTTCGTCGATAGCCGTTCCACCAGATCGACCAGACCTTGCGAATAGGACTGTATGATCGGATACATCATTTTCATCTTGCCGCTGGTAAACGTAGAGCTCAATTTAGTTCTTAAGTTACGCCATTTATCCCCCTCGATGGCAAACAGGTGTCCGGACAATGGATCCACTTCGGCATTGTTGTACACACCTCGGTCGACGAAATTGTTGAAATCCTTTATCATAATGTTCTTTATCAAATCTAAGTCCAAGATTATGAGGCGCGGCGTTTGTAACAGATAGAAACCACAAACTTTATGcccgattttgaaattttcgtacACTAACTGGATGTTGATGGTATTGTGGACTTTCTGACCGACACTATCGAGATTACCGTACAACAACGATGGTGGCAGGCATGGAATGCCACGGTCTTGccaataattcaatttgtgacgcaaatacAAATATGAAACGGTGACGACACCGACAAGTAATGTTAAAAACACAATCATGTTCGTATAGTAGAACTTGTTACACCTAACTGAAcgcacaacaaaaatgttggtgGGTTTTTAAGAGttgatttattttgtattattatttaatcaacaacaacaacaacgacgacATACCACCGACTAGGGTGGAACGCACAATTACCTTTGAATTCAACCGACCTCAAGTTTGCTTCGTTCTCATTGCTTCCTATTCCCTATATACGACATTATAGCACGGCAGAGTTAAATAAagcaggcaggagcggttcattttcgaaacgtcaaataagggacctaatacacgagatgaaaatgaactcaaatgaacactgatataaattgaacaagaatagaccggctaaagcctggtgaggtcttttttctaatttctgtTTGGAACTACCAACTACTTGacctaccaaaactaccacattttcgaattgcaatgttaactgtgagctatcggtgaccagataacaaaaaattattatttgcctggtgtcgatatgctcatggtggctttgcaattttgaatgtcaatccatctcgcaactaccaaagctaccgactaccaaatttccgatttataaatagtcgagcatgtagaataatttcgtcagtcggtgcgtagttctcgaatagtaaacatctcttccccaaaaattacgtttggaagtcaattatagccttggtagtccaactaccaactaccaaattttcgaattgcaatgttaactgtgagctatcggtgatcagataacaaataattattatttgcctggtgttgatatgctcacggtagctttgcaattttgaatgttaatccagctcgaaactaccaaccaccaaaaataccaactaccgactgagagctaccaaaagtaccaaatttgtggaacagacagacggacagacagacagacagacagacagacagacaaaccggccataatagggtattttttctagaagaaaaaagacctaaaaattgTATTCAAGCATTTCAGCAGCGTTAGTTCACTCAAAAACTTCTCATACTAAACGAGACTGTGCCCTTCCTGAATTGCATCCAAGGACTATCTATATGGTTAACCAACTGCAGCAGAATAACACATTCAATAGCGGTATACATTGGATGCTCTCCCACACAGCACAACATCatttacaaaaacgaaaaatcgagaaataaaattccaaaatcttttacttcattacttcTAACAGAAATTTTACTATTATATAGGCAAGACTACAGCAGCCCGATGACGACGCTAATTTAGTCGTCGGTGTCAATATACACTTAATGTCTGCAAAacgttaaaaattaaattctgaatCATGCGAGCCACCATACCAATCAAGCAGGTGATTGATAATGATATGTGTGTATGTCTCTCCGGTACCATTGGTGTTTATGTCACACGCAAACAACATAACAGACGGCCAAGTTCTCTTGTGATTTAGTTGTGTCTGTGGATTTGTTGGCTGTATTGTTGGAAGATAAGAAAAACATCGGTCACCGAAAGCTTACATGTTAAGCTCATGTCACAAGTATTTATATGGAAATGATGCAAttctaattttgtttgtgCAACGATTAGCACAGATTCAGGGTCTCAATTCTCATACGATGTAACTTTACGAATTTATAACTTCATTTTTCTCTTGGGATCTTATACAgccaactgtcaagttacgaattcttagaGTTACGAACGAATGAGAATGGAGGCCCGAAGAATTTGCAATTTCGTCATGTTCAAATTCaattgtaaatattgaaataatagAGCTGACGAATATTGAGCATCAATTTAGTATCGACCCAGAGTGTCGACACATTTAtttaggtctgttccaaggtaaatatagtgaggaggtaatgccatatataaccgaatcagatgtgcggtggcacgaaagttcgttCCAAACGCCATCTAATtccttcgttgaaagcaaaaaatggaatagaaagtcgggccatctgttgtgagatagtgaaaatatttttgtgaaatacaagaaAATCGTAGTtgaccattttaaaaaaagatgtcactggcatcgaacttatgtgccaggccgcgtctgaatggcattacctcctcactatattttccttggtctgttccaaggtcgTTGAAAATGTCATGCGCCATCCACACAGAAGCCAACGCAACCTCACCTTTAACTTTTAACGaaagatttatttatgtttgcttctgagGATGACGGTCATACATACGATGGAGCAGACCTTACAGCGAAGCGAACGTTATCtaaatttttctcttaattcagaccctcagcatgaaaagttgcaTCTGATCTGGAATGTTGATTTAAACTTTTTGATTTAAACTCTTTGGCcggtcgccctcacttcgttcgggctacaactcgcgaaattacctaaaatcTGCCGTCCATAACAACAGATACTGTTTCCTAGCATATTTGaggttaaacaaaagaaaaatttgaattaaatcttTTTTGCACTAATGGGTTGTCCAATAGGTCGTTAGGcagtttttcaaaagaatcgatctatagatcatcttcaagatacggtacttttagacgtaacctcacttaagtttcgttaaatgtttcgttcattcattaatttgGATGAGATTTTTTAATGTAGATGGCATTTcctaacgtggatggcatttcaaacggccttgagGATGATCTATAGCGCTTGCCGCAATTATCTTCAGTGTGATCATGATAAATCCGTAAGAAACACCAACAAAACGTACGAGAATTCAAAACTGATTCTCTGCC
This DNA window, taken from Bradysia coprophila strain Holo2 unplaced genomic scaffold, BU_Bcop_v1 contig_151, whole genome shotgun sequence, encodes the following:
- the LOC119074508 gene encoding probable cytochrome P450 6a21 yields the protein MIVFLTLLVGVVTVSYLYLRHKLNYWQDRGIPCLPPSLLYGNLDSVGQKVHNTINIQLVYENFKIGHKVCGFYLLQTPRLIILDLDLIKNIMIKDFNNFVDRGVYNNAEVDPLSGHLFAIEGDKWRNLRTKLSSTFTSGKMKMMYPIIQSYSQGLVDLVERLSTNDRNGFDIKNVCTRFTADVIGSCGFGLECGALKDENSEMLRMGEFFDIRDPLVRFNFFFVNIFPNFAKRFNMKITPKFIIDFFMPMIRQTYDYRMNNDVNRNDFMSLLIQIIKNGKLNDDEGVSTGSMTFNELAAQAFLFFVAGFETSSTTMTFALYELAYRKEIQDKLRKEVIEIEKRHNGEITYEAIAEMTYLDQIVNETLRIYTPIGQLFRTCINDYTIPDTNIVINSGMSVIIPIHAIHHDSRYFYDPEVFNPDRFSNEELRKRPQCSFLPFGDGPRNCIGMRFGQMQVKLGIATMIKNFEFSFDENTTYPLWMDTRNIVVTAMHPIRLIAKKI